The Flavobacterium galactosidilyticum nucleotide sequence CATCAACAATTGCCCATGCTCCAGGAGTCAATACTGCTCCAGAGGCTGATGTACTTGTTGTGAAGTTTGCAGGTAAAAATGAAACTGTAAAAAGTGCACCAGCACCCCATTGAGAAGTATTACTGTCTGTAATTTTTACATTTAGCATTTTTATTTTACCGGTAAGAACTTGATTAGTGTTTGTAGCAGCATCTTGTATTCTTACAGCAACAGCATTTGTTGTTGTAGTTCCTGAAGTTACACTATTTGTGTATCCTGAAATTACTACATTACTATATTCTCCATTTCCTTCTTTTTTGAATTGAATTGCATCAATTTCAAGTGGATTTCCAGCTTCAGTTGCAGTACCAGCAGCTCTTCTTAAAGTAATGTTAGATACTTTTGGGAAGAATGCATTGTTCACACTTTTTGACTCGATTTCCATTCCAAAATTTCCAGCTCCGGTTTGATAAGCATACCAGTTAGTATTTGCTTGACCTTGCCATCCATCTTGCCAGTCAAAAGAATCATCTGTGTTTCCGTAAGAAATAAGGTTTTTAGCACTTACAGTTCCACCGTAAAATTCAAAACCATCATCAGCTCCTTTGTAAGAAACAAGATTTTCTAATACAGTTCCTGAACCTACTGAATAAAATGAGAAACCATTCATCTCAGAGTTTCCGTCAAGGATTTTTTTACCTGCATATTCTACTCTTACATATTTCAAAGAACCACCATTATGAGCAGCATTTGTACCACCGTAAACAATGTTTGTTCCGTCTTCAGAAGTTGCGGTTGTAATAGGAGTTCCGTCAGCTGTTTTTCCAGAAACGATAGGAGCATCACCAAACATTATTATACCACCCCAAGAACCTGCAGTTTTAGATTTTTCAGTAAATACAACAGGTTCTGCTGCAGTTCCAGAAATATTTAATTTTCCGCCTTTTTCTACTAATAAAGCATCTGCACCGTCAGCTACATCAGCAGTGATAACTGAACCAGCTTCAAAAGTTAAAGTAGCATCACTTTTTACTCTAACAGTACCTTTTAGAATATATACCCCTTTTTTATAAGTTTTTGCTGCTGTGATATCTCCTGTGATTTCACCCGTTGCAGTCGGTGGAGTTGTTACTACATCGCCATCACTTGAAGTACAACTTGTAAAAACCAAGCTTAATAATGCAAGACTGAATACTAATTTTTTCATTTTTAATGATTTTAAAATTATAAGTTTTTTTGTTAATTATTTATGTCAAAAGTACTTCTGAGCTTCTGAAATTTAGTTATGTAATTGTTATTAAAGTATTATATAACAATGAATTTGATGTAAAGTTTATGTTACTTATGTAAACAATAAAAAAGAGCCATGACGGCTCTTTTTTATTGTTGTTTTTAAAACGTATATCCTATGTTAAAGGAGAAGCCCACACCTTTTTTGAATTCTCTTAAAATTAAAGAGTCTTCGGTAATATTTAAAGTGCTTTTGCTTCCCAGCTCTTTCTTATAACTTGGATTTAAGATGTTATCCACACCAAATTTAAGTTCGATACTTTTTGAAATTGAGTTCGTCCAAACAAAATCTAATTTACTAAATGATTTTTCGTAGATGTGATCAATTCCTGATGAACCTACAGCAAAAATACGATCTCCATAAACGTTGTAAACCAATGTCATTGAGTTTTTCCAATCTTTATTAAGGATGAAATCATACTTTAAATCAGAATTGATTAACCAGCTTGAAGCACCTTGCAGTTTACGGTTTGTACTGTTTTCTAGTTCATTCCCTTGTTTTTTAAGGTCAATTTTAACATCAGTACTCATTAATGATGTATTGAAACCTAAAGAGAAATTAGAAAGAGATTCGTTTATTCTGCTCAATTGGAAAAGCATTTCTATTTCGGCACCATAAATAACCGCTTGCTCTGAGTTTTTGAAAGTTGTGATTTGACCACCACTATTTGCAGTTGGTTTGAAAACTCTTTCAATTGGATCATTAATCATTTTTCCAAATACACCTACAGCAAACATTTCTTTGTTGTTAGGAAACAATTCATATTTGAAATCTACATTATAGTTTTCACTGTCTTTTAAATCCGGGTTTCCACTTTCTGAAGTTCCATCGGCATTGATGTAATTTATTGGTAACAACTCCATGGCAACTGGACGAGTTATTGTTTTTGCCAATGACACTCTCAAATTACTATTTTCATTCAAAATTCGTTTCGCGTTTATAGACGGTAAAATGTCAAGCTTGTCATCTGTCTTTTTGCGGTAAGCACTTCCAAAAGGATCCCCTTGTTCTCTGTATTTTATAGTACGAGTTGAACTTTCGCCTCTAATCCCAGCATTCAAATCCCATTTTTCTCCAAGATTCATAAACAAATTGAAGTATCCGGCATTAACAAACTGATTTAGTTTTACTTTATAATCTCCGTTAGACTCTTCTTGAACGTAAACAATTCCGTTATTGATGTCTTCGTTGATGTTTTGGCTAATTGTGCTTAAATCGGCAGTGTAGTTTTTCTCTAAATTTCTTCTTCCAGAAAAGAAACGGTAAGAAGATTCCATGTCATTCAACGAACTGTTGTATCCAATTGATAATTTGTTAGACTCTTCCTTGTCTCCAAATTTTAAATTATATTCTAAAAGTGAAGAGTAATAGAAGTTTCCTTTTACATCAAGGAATTGACGGTTCAAATTATTACCACCATAAGACATGTTTATTTGGCTATCACTTACTTTTACACCAGTGATAAATTTTCTATCCGGTTGTTGAAAAGAAGTTTTTACATAAGAACCTCCAGCTTTTAAACTGTGTTTTCCGTCTTCTGTTAATTTATAATCTCCGTACAATTGTGTGTTCCAATAGTTAGATTCTTCGTATTGGTTTAATCTGATAAGATTATTTGTCTGATTTGCTAAACTGTTTGTGTATCCTAACTGATCTTGAATTTTGCTTTCAGTCGCTTTAATCAAGAACGTATTAAAGTTTAAATTAAAACGGTTTGTCTTGTATTTTAAACCTGCTAAACCAGAAAAAGTAGTTTGGTAGCTGTATTGCGTATTGTATAAATTATTGTCGTAGTTCCCTTGTCCAAGATTAAAAGTTCTATCTACACCTTCTCTGTAAGAATATTTATTGTCAAAATTGAAAGACATGATGTAGCTAATGTTTCTTTCTTTTTCAAGATTGAATTTTTGAGCATGTAAAAATCCAATGCTAGAATTTAAAGGGCTTTTTGTATTGTTAACATCCCAAGATTTTTTACCAAATCCATTTTCATACTCAGCAGGAGAAAGTTTTTGTCCGCTTGGAACTGATCCAAAAATACTAGGAAGTGCTCTGTCGTTGCCAATTATTCCTAAAGTTCCCTTAGTAGAATTTGCATCATCAGAAAGTAAGAATTCTTGCAGATTATTGTTAGTTGTATATCCAAAACCAATATTCAGTTTAGTGATGTTTTTTGGTTGAGGTGTTTCAATGTTAACAGTTGCTCCTGCAAAATCTCCAGAAATATTAGGATTGAATGTTTTGTAGATATTTAATACTCCCACAACATCAGTAGGAAATAAATCTAACGGAATAATTTTCTTGAAAGGGCTGTTTGACGGGGATTGTAAATCGTTTATCAATAAGTTATTGTATCGGTCTTCTAAGCCTCTAATGAACAAGCCTCTACCGTCAACTTTAGTAATTCCGGTAATTTTTGTCAAACCTTCCTCAACATCACTAACTCCTTTTCGGGCCATTTCTTGAGCGCCAATACTTTGTTTAATTACGACAGCTTGCTTTTGATCTAGTAAAAGTGCTGTTTCCTTTTCTCTACTTGCCGTGTTTTTTACAACAACATCTTTCAGAGTATAGCTGCCAGAACCTAGTGCTTTGTTAATAGTTACTGTTTTATCAGCAGCTACTGTCACAGGAATCTCTACAGATTCATAACCTACGAAACTAAATTGTAAAGTGTAACTTCCAGGTAGTATTGTTATGGTATATTTACCATCAATATCAGTATTGGTTCCTATATTTGTTCCTTTGATAAGAACGTTAGCAAAAGGTAATGACTGATTATTAGCATCTTTGTCTGTTAAGATTCCGGCTATCGTTCCTTTATTCTGTGCGAAAGAAACAGCAGTTATAAATAACGTTAAAAATAGTAACTTGAATTTCATTTGGTTTAATTTTTTTGCAAAGTAACGCCTGAAATGTAAAATGTAAGTTACTGGCTTGTTATGGTTATGTTTTGTTTTAGGTCCAAAAATGAACCTAATATTAAATTACGGTTAACAGCTTTTCAATACCCCATTTATTGTTACATTTACAATTCAAAAACAATTTTTGGCGCTTTATGAAGAAAAAACACAGGAAGATTCTATTAGTAGACGACGAACCGGATATCTTAGAAATTGTAGGGTACAACCTCTCTGAGGAAGGATACCAGATCTTTACGGCGAGCAACGGGAAAGAAGCTGTAGCTATAGCTAAAAAAGAAATTCCAGACCTTATTATAATGGATGTTATGATGCCAGAAATGGACGGAATGGAGGCTTGTGAAAATATTCGTAAAATCCCAGAACTTAGCAATGTCCTTATTACGTTCTTGACTGCCAGAAGTGAAGATTACTCCCAAGTTGCCGGTTTTGATGCTGGTGCTGATGATTATATTACAAAACCGATTAAGCCAAAAGTATTAGTAAGTAAAGTAAAAGCGTTGCTTCGTCGTTTAAATGATAAGGAACATAATATTGATACACTTAATGTCGGTGGCATCGAAATTAATAGAGAGGAGTATAAAATTGTCAAAGATAATATCGAGATCGTACTACCTAGAAAGGAATTTGAGTTGTTCTATTTGTTAGCTTCAAAGCCAGGTAAAGTTTTTAAAAGAGATGAAATTCTAGATAGGGTTTGGGGTAATGAAGTAGTTGTAGGCGGCAGAACAATCGATGTGCACATCAGAAAATTACGCGAAAAAATTGGTGAAGAATTATTCAAAACAATAAAAGGGGTGGGCTATAAGTTTGAAGTATAGATGAATATCAATTTTAAAAAAACATATCGATTTGCTATAAAGTCAGCACTGTACATTACTCTTTTTTCTACAGGATTAGTTGGGTTTTTAACGCACTTATTTTTTACTTTCTCGTATCAGTTTTGTTTTACTTTTGGACTTTCTATTGCTACTTTTTCCTTTATTGTTATTCAGTATCGGGTGGAGCGGTTTATCTATAAAAAAGTAAAAAAAATCTATGATGATGTTGCACTGCTAGAATCTAGCACTTTTGTGAATCAGCCCATAACTACGGATATGGCAACACTAACTAGAGAAGTTAAAAAGTTTGCCACCGATAAAAAATTGGAAATTGAAACACTAAAAGTAAGAGAGGCATACAGAAGAGAATTTCTTGGTAATGTTTCTCATGAGCTCAAAACACCTCTTTTTATGGTTCAAGGTTATTTATCTACCTTACTTGATGGAGCGATGAGCGACAAAACAATTCGGAAAAAATACTTAGAACGCGCCGAAAAAGGGGTAGAAAGGCTCATATATATTGTACAAGATTTAGATATGATTTCTAAACTGGAAATAGGAGAGCTAAATTTAGAGATAACAACATTTGATATTGTTAAGCTTATTGAGAATGTCTTTGATTTGCTGGAAATGAAGGCTTCCAAAAAAGATATCTTACTCATGTTTGATATGAAATACAGCAGTCCCATAATGGTTGTAGGTGATCAAGAGAAGATTCAGCAAGTGGTTATGAATCTTGTGGTAAACTCAATTAAGTACGGGAAAGTCAATGGTTCAACTGAAGTAAGTATCGAGGATTTGACTGATAACAAAGTAATCGTTCGTGTGACAGACAACGGTGACGGTATTGTAAAAAAGAATATATCTAGACTGTTTGAACGTTTTTATCGCGTGGATAAAAGTGGCGCAAGGACAGAAGGTGGTTCTGGTTTAGGACTCGCTATTGTAAAGCATATTATTGAAGCACACGAGGAAAAAATTTATGTCGATAGTACATTTGGTGTAGGCTCTGAGTTTTCTTTCACACTTGAAAGAGCTAAATATAAAAAGAAATAAAAGTAAATAACTTGTCATAAAAAAACCGATTCAGTTAATTAACTGAATCGGTTTTTTTATGAATTAAAGATTAGAATAAAAGAGTTCTAACTTTATTTAGCAGTTTTTACAGCTGCGGTTAATTCAGCAATTTTTACAATTACTTCTACTGCTTTCTGCATGCTTTCTGCTGGAACATATTCGTATTTGCCATGAAAATTATGTCCTCCTGCAAAAATATTAGGACAAGGCAATCCTTTGTACGATAATTGAGAACCATCTGTTCCACCTCTAATTGGCTTAATTAGTGGTTTTATTCCAATTTCTTTCATTGCTTTTTCCGCAATATCTACAATATGTTTTACAGGTAAAACCTTTTCTTTCATGTTGTAATATTGATCGTTTATTTCTGCTACCGCTATGTCTTCACCAAATTGCTTCGCAAATTTCTTGTTGATTTTACGCGTAATTTTTTCGATAAATTCTTTTCTTTTTTCGAATTTTTTCTTGCTATGATCGCGAATAATTAGTTCTAAAACAGTTTCTTCAATATTCCCTTTTAAATGATGAACGTGGAAAAAACCGTCATAACCTTTCGTTTCTTCTGGTGTTTCTTCTGGTGGTAATTTACTGATGAAGGCGTTTGCAATCAACATAGAGTTAATCATCTTACCTTTAGCATAGCCAGGATGTACACTTTTACCTTTAAAAGTAATTTTTGCACTAGCAGCATTAAAATTTTCATATTCTAATTCTCCTACTTGGCTTCCGTCCATGGTATAAGCCCAAGAAGCTCCAAATTTCTCTACATCAAAATGATGCGCACCACGGCCAATTTCTTCATCTGGCGTAAAACCTACTCTGATTGTTCCGTGCTTAATTTCTGGATTATTGATAAGAAATTCCATTGCCGTAACAATTTCTGTAATTCCCGCTTTATCATCAGCGCCTAATAATGTTGTCCCGTCAGTTGTGATCAAAGTCTGCCC carries:
- a CDS encoding TonB-dependent receptor, translated to MKFKLLFLTLFITAVSFAQNKGTIAGILTDKDANNQSLPFANVLIKGTNIGTNTDIDGKYTITILPGSYTLQFSFVGYESVEIPVTVAADKTVTINKALGSGSYTLKDVVVKNTASREKETALLLDQKQAVVIKQSIGAQEMARKGVSDVEEGLTKITGITKVDGRGLFIRGLEDRYNNLLINDLQSPSNSPFKKIIPLDLFPTDVVGVLNIYKTFNPNISGDFAGATVNIETPQPKNITKLNIGFGYTTNNNLQEFLLSDDANSTKGTLGIIGNDRALPSIFGSVPSGQKLSPAEYENGFGKKSWDVNNTKSPLNSSIGFLHAQKFNLEKERNISYIMSFNFDNKYSYREGVDRTFNLGQGNYDNNLYNTQYSYQTTFSGLAGLKYKTNRFNLNFNTFLIKATESKIQDQLGYTNSLANQTNNLIRLNQYEESNYWNTQLYGDYKLTEDGKHSLKAGGSYVKTSFQQPDRKFITGVKVSDSQINMSYGGNNLNRQFLDVKGNFYYSSLLEYNLKFGDKEESNKLSIGYNSSLNDMESSYRFFSGRRNLEKNYTADLSTISQNINEDINNGIVYVQEESNGDYKVKLNQFVNAGYFNLFMNLGEKWDLNAGIRGESSTRTIKYREQGDPFGSAYRKKTDDKLDILPSINAKRILNENSNLRVSLAKTITRPVAMELLPINYINADGTSESGNPDLKDSENYNVDFKYELFPNNKEMFAVGVFGKMINDPIERVFKPTANSGGQITTFKNSEQAVIYGAEIEMLFQLSRINESLSNFSLGFNTSLMSTDVKIDLKKQGNELENSTNRKLQGASSWLINSDLKYDFILNKDWKNSMTLVYNVYGDRIFAVGSSGIDHIYEKSFSKLDFVWTNSISKSIELKFGVDNILNPSYKKELGSKSTLNITEDSLILREFKKGVGFSFNIGYTF
- a CDS encoding response regulator transcription factor, whose protein sequence is MKKKHRKILLVDDEPDILEIVGYNLSEEGYQIFTASNGKEAVAIAKKEIPDLIIMDVMMPEMDGMEACENIRKIPELSNVLITFLTARSEDYSQVAGFDAGADDYITKPIKPKVLVSKVKALLRRLNDKEHNIDTLNVGGIEINREEYKIVKDNIEIVLPRKEFELFYLLASKPGKVFKRDEILDRVWGNEVVVGGRTIDVHIRKLREKIGEELFKTIKGVGYKFEV
- a CDS encoding sensor histidine kinase, translated to MNINFKKTYRFAIKSALYITLFSTGLVGFLTHLFFTFSYQFCFTFGLSIATFSFIVIQYRVERFIYKKVKKIYDDVALLESSTFVNQPITTDMATLTREVKKFATDKKLEIETLKVREAYRREFLGNVSHELKTPLFMVQGYLSTLLDGAMSDKTIRKKYLERAEKGVERLIYIVQDLDMISKLEIGELNLEITTFDIVKLIENVFDLLEMKASKKDILLMFDMKYSSPIMVVGDQEKIQQVVMNLVVNSIKYGKVNGSTEVSIEDLTDNKVIVRVTDNGDGIVKKNISRLFERFYRVDKSGARTEGGSGLGLAIVKHIIEAHEEKIYVDSTFGVGSEFSFTLERAKYKKK
- the pepT gene encoding peptidase T, encoding MQHIIDRFISYVIIDTESDPNSQTTPSTKKQWDLANKLVEELKTIGMQDVTIDDKSYIMATLPSNVDHEVPTIGFISHFDTSPDFCGANVKPQIVTNYDGKDIILNAEKNIVLSPSYFKDLLLYKGQTLITTDGTTLLGADDKAGITEIVTAMEFLINNPEIKHGTIRVGFTPDEEIGRGAHHFDVEKFGASWAYTMDGSQVGELEYENFNAASAKITFKGKSVHPGYAKGKMINSMLIANAFISKLPPEETPEETKGYDGFFHVHHLKGNIEETVLELIIRDHSKKKFEKRKEFIEKITRKINKKFAKQFGEDIAVAEINDQYYNMKEKVLPVKHIVDIAEKAMKEIGIKPLIKPIRGGTDGSQLSYKGLPCPNIFAGGHNFHGKYEYVPAESMQKAVEVIVKIAELTAAVKTAK